In one window of Camelus bactrianus isolate YW-2024 breed Bactrian camel chromosome 13, ASM4877302v1, whole genome shotgun sequence DNA:
- the CNR2 gene encoding cannabinoid receptor 2 encodes MERCWETEAANGSRDGLDFNPMKDYMVLSNSQKIAIAVLCTSLSLLSALENLAVLYLILSSHRLRKKPSYLFISSLAGADFLASVIFACNFINFHVFHGVDSKTVFLLKIGSVTLTFTASVGSLLLTAIDRYLCLRYPPTYKALLTRGRALVTLGTMWVLSALVSYLPLMGWTCCPRPCSELFPLIPNDYLLGWLLFIAILFSGIIYTYGHVLWKAHQHVASLAEHQDRQVPGMARMRLDVRLAKTLGVLVAVLFICWFPVLVLMVYSLATTLSDQVKKVFAFCSLLCLANSMVNPIIYALRSREIRSSADHCLARWKKRLKGLGPEGKEDFPRSSVTETEADVKITQGPDSRVLYCSDR; translated from the coding sequence ATGGAGCGATGCTGGGAGACAGAGGCAGCCAATGGCTCCCGGGATGGCTTGGATTTCAACCCCATGAAGGATTACATGGTCCTGAGCAATTCCCAGAAGATAGCTATCGCAGTGCTGTGCACCTCCCTGAGCCTGCTTAGCGCCCTGGAGAACCTTGCTGTGCTCTACCTGATCCTGTCCTCACATCGGCTCCGCAAGAAGCCCTCGTACCTGTTTATCAGCAGCTTGGCTGGGGCTGACTTTCTGGCCAGTGTGATCTTCGCCTGCAACTTTATAAATTTCCACGTCTTCCACGGTGTGGATTCCAAAACTGTCTTCCTGCTGAAGATTGGCAGCGTGACTTTGACCTTCACAGCCTCTGTAGGCAGCCTGCTCCTGACCGCCATTGACCGCTACCTCTGTCTACGCTACCCACCTACATACAAAGCGCTACTCACCCGTGGGAGGGCACTGGTGACCCTTGGCACCATGTGGGTCCTCTCAGCATTGGTCTCCTACCTGCCCCTCATGGGATGGACTTGCTGTCCCAGGCCCTGCTCTGAGCTTTTCCCCCTGATCCCCAATGACTATCTGCTGGGCTGGCTCCTGTTCATCGCCATCCTCTTCTCTGGCATCATCTACACCTACGGGCATGTCCTCTGGAAGGCCCATCAGCATGTAGCCAGCTTGGCTGAGCACCAGGACAGGCAAGTGCCAGGAATGGCCCGGATGAGGCTGGATGTGCGGTTGGCCAAGACCCTGGGGGTGCTGGTGGCTGTGCTCTTCATATGCTGGTTCCCGGTTCTGGTCCTCATGGTCTACAGCCTGGCCACCACTCTAAGTGACCAGGTCAAGAAGGTCTTCGCCTTCTGCTCCTTACTCTGTCTTGCTAACTCAATGGTCAACCCCATTATCTATGCCCTGAGGAGTAGGGAGATTCGCAGCTCGGCAGACCACTGCCTGGCCCGCTGGAAGAAGCGCCTGAAGGGCCTCGGGCCTGAAGGAAAGGAAGACTTCCCGCGGTCTTCAGTCACTGAGACAGAGGCTGATGTGAAAATCACCCAGGGGCCAGACTCCAGAGTTCTATATTGCTCTGATCGCTGA
- the FUCA1 gene encoding tissue alpha-L-fucosidase gives MPSPNMGPRGLVAELLLLLLLVLGAAKSGPSAPLRRYTPDWPSLDSRPLPAWFDEAKFGVFVHWGVFSVPAWGSEWFWWHWKGTKVPQYQSFMNENYPPGFSYGDFGPQFTARFFHPDSWADLFKAAGAKYVVLTTKHHEGFTNWPSPVSWNWNSQDVGPHRDLVGELEAAVRKRNIRYGLYHSLLEWFHPLYLLDKKNGFKTQHFVHAKTMPELYDLVNRYKPDLIWSDGEWDSPDTYWNSTGFLSWLYNDSPVKDTVVVNDRWGQNCSCHHGGYYNCQDKFKPETLPDHKWEMCTSIDKLSWGYRRNMVITDVADESTIISELVQTVSLGGNYLLNIGPTKDGLIVPIFQERLLAVGKWLSVSGEAIYASKPWRVQFEKNTTTVWYTSKGSAVYAIFLSWPKHGILSLKSPKSSSTTQVTMLGVQNNLKWSKDPDESLLVYLPQLPPSSLPVQFAWTLKLTGVK, from the exons ATGCCGTCTCCCAACATGGGGCCGCGGGGGCTGGTCGccgagctgctgctgctgctgctgctggtgctcGGAGCGGCCAAGTCGGGGCCCTCGGCTCCTCTGCGCCGCTACACTCCCGACTGGCCGAGTCTGGACTCCCGGCCGCTGCCGGCCTGGTTCGACGAGGCCAAGTTCGGGGTGTTCGTGCACTGGGGCGTGTTCTCGGTGCCGGCCTGGGGCAGCGAGTGGTTCTGGTGGCACTGGAAGGGCACGAAGGTACCGCAGTACCAGAGCTTCATGAACGAGAACTACCCGCCTGGCTTCAGCTACGGAGACTTCGGGCCGCAGTTCACGGCGCGCTTCTTCCACCCGGACAGCTGGGCAGACCTGTTCAAGGCCGCCGGGGCCAA GTATGTAGTCCTGACAACAAAGCATCACGAAGGCTTCACAAACTGGCCGAGTCCCGTGTCTTGGAACTGGAACTCTCAGGATGTGGGGCCCCATCGTGATTTGGTTGGTGAGTTGGAAGCAGCCGTCCGGAAAAG GAACATACGCTATGGACTCTACCACTCACTCTTAGAATGGTTCCATCCTCTCTACCTACTTGATAAGAAAAATGGCTTCAAAACACAGCATTTTGTCCATGCAAAAACAATGCCAGAGCTATACGACCTTGTTAACAG GTACAAACCTGACCTGATTTGGTCTGATGGAGAGTGGGACTCTCCCGACACTTACTGGAACTCTACAGGTTTTCTCTCTTGGCTCTATAATGACAGCCCAGTCAAG GATACAGTAGTAGTAAATGACCGGTGGGGTCAGAATTGTTCCTGTCACCATGGAGGATACTACAACTGTCAAGATAAATTCAAGCCAGAGACCTTGCCAGATCACAAGTGGGAGATGTGCACCTCCATAGATAAGCTCTCCTGGGGCTATCGTCGCAACATGGTGATAACGGATGTTGCAGATGAATCCACAATCATTTCG GAACTGGTTCAGACAGTAAGTTTGGGAGGCAACTATCTTCTCAACATCGGACCAACTAAAGATGGACTGATTGTTCCCATTTTCCAAGAAAGGCTGCTTGCTGTTGGGAAGTGGCTGAGCGTCAGTGGGGAGGCTATCTACGCCTCCAAACCATGGAGGGTACAATTTGAAAAGAACACGACAACTGTATG gTATACCTCAAAAGGATCAGCTGTTTATGCCATCTTCCTGTCCTGGCCAAAACATGGAATCTTAAGCCTTAAATCCCCCAAAAGTAGTTCGACTACACAG GTAACAATGCTGGGAGTCCAAAACAATCTGAAGTGGTCCAAGGATCCAGATGAAAGTCTCCTTGTGTACCTGCCACAGCTGCcaccctcttctcttccagttcagTTTGCTTGGACACTAAAACTGACAGGAGTGAAGTGA